A genomic window from Brassica oleracea var. oleracea cultivar TO1000 chromosome C8, BOL, whole genome shotgun sequence includes:
- the LOC106310614 gene encoding peroxidase 2-like, producing the protein MALKNLLALVVLLGVVGVSFGGDLYEGYYRYNNCPQMEDIVRDVTYHYIYKDPTLAAALLRMHFHDCFVRGCDGSVLIKSPNNDAERDAVPNLSLRGYEVVDTVKSVLESVSECRGVVSCADILALVARDAVLAINGPWWSVPLGRKDGRVSNISEVNLPSPFANVTTLKKNFADKGLNSKDLVVLSGAHTIGVSSCGLISSRIYNFTGKGDSDPAMDKNYVEELKKRCPPTDVTTSVDMDPTSAHKFDSHYFNTVYQKKGLFISDSTLLNDIDTNFYIQMQAVLNLNTFNSDFSKSMVKLGYVEILTGDQGEIRNFCDRVN; encoded by the exons ATGGCGCTCAAGAACTTACTTGCCCTTGTGGTTCTTCTTGGCGTTGTTGGAGTTTCCTTTGGCGGTGATCTATACGAAGGCTACTACCGCTACAACAACTGTCCACAAATGGAAGACATTGTCCGCGATGTCACATATCACTATATCTATAAGGACCCAACTCTTGCTGCTGCGCTTCTGAGGATGCATTTTCACGACTGTTTTGTCAGA GGATGTGATGGTTCTGTTCTTATTAAATCACCAAACAATGATGCGGAAAGAGATGCTGTCCCCAACTTGTCACTGAGAGGCTACGAAGTGGTCGACACTGTCAAGTCAGTGCTTGAGAGCGTGAGCGAGTGTCGTGGTGTTGTTTCTTGCGCTGATATTCTTGCCTTGGTCGCTAGAGACGCTGTTTTAGCG ATAAATGGACCGTGGTGGTCTGTTCCATTGGGGCGGAAGGACGGGCGCGTCTCGAATATTTCCGAGGTTAATTTACCATCTCCTTTTGCCAACGTAACGACACTGAAGAAGAACTTCGCCGACAAGGGTCTTAACAGTAAAGACCTCGTCGTCCTCTCAG GGGCTCACACCATTGGTGTATCGTCTTGCGGTCTCATCAGCAGTCGTATCTATAACTTCACGGGCAAAGGCGATTCTGACCCAGCGATGGACAAAAACTACGTTGAGGAACTGAAGAAAAGGTGCCCGCCAACAGATGTTACGACCAGCGTGGATATGGACCCAACGAGTGCCCATAAATTTGACTCTCACTACTTTAACACTGTGTATCAGAAGAAGGGTTTGTTCATATCTGATTCAACACTTCTGAATGACATTGACACCAACTTCTACATTCAGATGCAGGCTGTGTTAAATCTGAATACCTTCAACAGCGATTTCTCCAAGTCAATGGTTAAACTCGGTTACGTCGAGATTCTTACCGGGGATCAGGGTGAGATCAGAAACTTCTGCGA